In Syntrophus gentianae, a genomic segment contains:
- the miaA gene encoding tRNA (adenosine(37)-N6)-dimethylallyltransferase MiaA, protein MTPNLIVILGPTASGKTRLAVRLARDLNSEIISADSRQVYRGMDIGTGKDLDEYRIEGREIPYHLINIVDPDHDFNVFEYQSRFYRCFAEISSRGRIPILAGGTGLYLSAVLEGYRMVEVPENPELRESLKGESLEDLQRRLLALNPSLHNTTDLLDRSRLLRAIEIAEYSRIKEEESPTDRPSIDPLVVGVHWDREALRKRIGLRLKERLAMGMIDEVKGLHRSGISWDRLVFWGLEYRYVALYLQRKISYGEMVQTLTNRISQFAKRQGTWFRRMERHGIGISWIDGDDYEALKKLVDRSLNA, encoded by the coding sequence ATGACCCCAAATCTCATCGTCATCCTCGGTCCTACGGCATCGGGAAAAACAAGGCTCGCCGTACGATTGGCCCGGGACCTGAATTCTGAAATCATTTCTGCGGATTCCCGGCAGGTCTACCGGGGGATGGACATCGGGACGGGGAAGGATCTTGATGAGTATCGCATTGAGGGTCGGGAAATCCCCTATCATTTGATCAATATTGTGGATCCTGATCATGATTTCAACGTGTTCGAGTATCAGTCCCGATTTTACCGGTGTTTTGCGGAGATCTCATCCCGGGGGAGAATCCCCATTCTGGCAGGGGGGACGGGATTGTACCTTTCCGCCGTTCTTGAAGGATACCGGATGGTGGAAGTCCCGGAAAATCCGGAATTGCGGGAATCCCTGAAAGGCGAATCGCTGGAAGATCTGCAGCGGCGGCTTCTGGCTTTGAACCCCTCCCTTCATAATACCACGGACCTGCTGGATCGCAGCCGCCTTCTCCGCGCTATTGAAATTGCAGAGTATTCCCGCATCAAAGAAGAGGAGTCTCCAACCGATCGCCCCTCCATCGATCCGCTGGTCGTCGGCGTCCACTGGGATCGGGAAGCCCTCCGGAAACGGATTGGCCTGCGGTTGAAGGAACGACTGGCCATGGGAATGATCGACGAGGTGAAAGGGCTTCACCGATCGGGAATTTCCTGGGACAGGCTTGTCTTCTGGGGCCTTGAATATCGTTATGTCGCCCTTTATCTGCAGAGAAAAATTTCCTATGGGGAAATGGTGCAAACCCTGACGAACCGCATTTCACAGTTCGCAAAAAGGCAGGGTACATGGTTTCGGCGGATGGAACGGCACGGCATCGGAATATCCTGGATTGACGGAGATGATTATGAGGCTCTGAAAAAGCTGGTGGACAGGAGTCTCAACGCATGA
- a CDS encoding peptidylprolyl isomerase — MASSKNKGTKKGIFSTIALLIFLLAFGLTACQQKGDKNTASQGTTNQTTAAPGAPAPAAADKPASLGPGGAVIEVDGAKMTKAQLDAEVNRKIAALQNRVPADRMDQVKANIQKGLIEDFVVKTLLNNEVSRLKITATDQEIDQAIEKLKSTLPANTTLDDLMKKNQLTKEKMREEIRLGICINKLMAPQIKNLAKPTQKEISDFYKNNQKRFKMPETVHVRHILIAKAPGDNGKVLAEKKAKAEGLRKQVMAGADFAELAKNNSDCPSKNNGGDLGNVPRGQMVKPFEDAIFALKKNQIGPVVQTEYGFHVVQVLDTRPPKTIAFDEKTKAMISSYLMQQKQQDVFKNMIRGLKEKAKIVSYMS; from the coding sequence ATGGCATCATCAAAAAACAAAGGCACAAAAAAAGGGATCTTTTCGACAATAGCATTGTTGATTTTTCTTTTGGCCTTCGGTTTGACGGCCTGTCAACAAAAGGGAGACAAAAACACTGCCTCTCAAGGGACGACAAATCAGACGACAGCGGCTCCCGGTGCTCCTGCTCCTGCGGCAGCGGATAAACCGGCTTCCCTTGGACCCGGTGGAGCGGTCATCGAAGTCGATGGGGCCAAAATGACCAAGGCGCAACTGGATGCGGAAGTGAACCGTAAAATAGCGGCTTTACAGAACCGGGTGCCGGCGGACAGGATGGACCAGGTCAAAGCCAATATCCAGAAGGGGCTTATTGAGGATTTTGTCGTGAAGACCCTGCTGAATAACGAAGTCAGCCGGTTAAAAATTACCGCAACGGACCAGGAAATTGATCAGGCCATTGAAAAACTGAAATCAACCCTTCCTGCCAATACGACCCTGGACGACCTGATGAAAAAGAATCAGTTGACCAAGGAAAAAATGCGGGAGGAGATCCGGTTGGGGATCTGCATCAATAAACTCATGGCTCCCCAGATCAAAAATCTGGCCAAGCCAACCCAGAAGGAAATTTCGGATTTCTACAAGAATAATCAGAAACGGTTCAAGATGCCGGAGACCGTGCATGTGCGGCATATCCTGATTGCCAAGGCGCCCGGCGACAACGGCAAGGTTCTTGCCGAGAAAAAGGCAAAAGCGGAAGGCCTGAGAAAGCAGGTGATGGCGGGAGCTGATTTTGCCGAACTGGCGAAGAATAATTCCGATTGCCCCAGCAAAAACAACGGTGGCGATTTGGGAAATGTCCCCCGGGGACAAATGGTGAAACCCTTCGAAGATGCCATCTTTGCCTTGAAAAAGAATCAAATTGGTCCGGTCGTCCAGACGGAATATGGATTCCATGTGGTTCAAGTCCTGGATACGCGGCCGCCCAAGACCATCGCCTTTGATGAAAAGACAAAGGCGATGATTTCCTCCTATTTGATGCAGCAGAAACAGCAGGATGTTTTCAAGAATATGATCAGGGGTCTCAAAGAAAAGGCAAAGATCGTCTCCTATATGTCGTGA
- a CDS encoding Rossmann-like and DUF2520 domain-containing protein produces the protein MVDTLNIQVVPQERIAIIGAGKVGTAVGYLLKKAGYDIIAIADRNPAVFENGFSYTGGKPYSNLEEAARGANVIFITTPDDEISGTCKTLSDSGAILPGDKVIHMSGAGGLDLLESARRSGALVASIHPIQSFADIEGAIENLPGSTFGVTAQREIESWAEKLVRDLGGRPFLVSEADKPLYHAAACMASNYLTTLMYTVEAIYASFGLTREESLQAFWPLVRGTMKNIERQGTVSALTGPIARGDLGTIQKHLAAFSVKLPHFLPIYRELGLLTVDLGVEKQSLSAERAEALKHLLLGEIDHE, from the coding sequence ATGGTTGATACATTGAATATTCAGGTTGTCCCACAGGAGCGGATTGCGATTATCGGGGCCGGTAAAGTCGGTACGGCCGTGGGTTACCTGCTGAAGAAAGCCGGATACGACATCATTGCCATCGCGGATCGCAATCCTGCTGTTTTTGAAAACGGCTTTTCCTATACGGGGGGTAAACCTTATTCGAATCTTGAAGAAGCCGCCAGAGGGGCCAACGTCATCTTTATCACAACGCCTGATGACGAAATTTCCGGAACCTGCAAGACCTTGAGCGACTCCGGGGCCATATTGCCGGGAGACAAAGTCATTCACATGAGTGGCGCCGGAGGGCTGGATCTTTTGGAATCAGCGCGCCGTTCAGGCGCCCTGGTCGCCAGCATTCATCCGATTCAGTCTTTTGCCGACATCGAAGGGGCTATTGAGAATCTCCCCGGCAGCACCTTCGGCGTAACGGCTCAACGGGAAATCGAAAGCTGGGCTGAAAAGCTGGTCAGAGATCTCGGGGGAAGGCCTTTTTTGGTCTCCGAAGCGGATAAGCCCCTTTATCATGCCGCAGCGTGCATGGCTTCCAATTATCTTACAACGCTGATGTACACCGTTGAAGCCATTTATGCTTCTTTCGGATTAACCCGAGAGGAATCCCTTCAAGCCTTCTGGCCCCTCGTCCGGGGGACCATGAAAAACATCGAGCGACAGGGAACCGTTTCGGCTCTTACCGGGCCTATCGCCCGCGGCGATCTGGGTACGATCCAAAAACATCTTGCGGCCTTTTCCGTAAAACTTCCCCATTTTTTACCCATCTATCGGGAGCTGGGCCTTCTGACCGTAGACCTGGGTGTGGAAAAACAGAGCCTCTCCGCAGAGCGCGCTGAAGCGCTCAAACATTTGCTGCTGGGAGAAATTGACCATGAGTAA
- a CDS encoding HAD family hydrolase: MKAIGLMIFDFDGTLVNTGKDLVNSVNHTLGKLSLPVLPGEKIISFVGDGVQKLMERSLGSFYPEYFDEAMQIFDSYYTEHLLDETKVYPGVEEVLRSFHNKRKVILTNKLYSFTVAIADALKLTNYFDEIIGADSRPYHKPDRRLVDPLLDSYGVPSEQTVVVGDGINDVLLAKNAGLISCAFLNGLGSRGELLFLQPDFVCESLPEMMDFFC; this comes from the coding sequence ATGAAGGCTATCGGATTGATGATTTTTGATTTTGACGGGACACTGGTAAATACCGGAAAGGATCTCGTGAATTCCGTTAATCATACTCTTGGCAAACTCTCCTTGCCGGTACTGCCGGGGGAGAAGATCATCAGCTTTGTTGGCGACGGTGTTCAAAAATTGATGGAACGGTCTCTGGGAAGCTTCTATCCGGAGTATTTCGATGAAGCGATGCAGATCTTTGACTCGTACTATACGGAGCACCTACTGGACGAAACGAAAGTATATCCGGGTGTGGAGGAAGTCCTCCGCTCTTTCCACAACAAGAGAAAGGTCATTCTGACCAACAAACTCTATTCTTTCACCGTGGCGATTGCGGATGCCCTGAAATTAACGAATTATTTTGATGAAATTATCGGTGCGGACAGCCGGCCTTACCATAAACCGGACAGGCGTCTTGTTGATCCCCTGCTGGATTCGTATGGCGTGCCTTCGGAACAAACGGTCGTTGTGGGCGATGGGATCAACGATGTCCTGCTGGCTAAAAACGCCGGATTGATCAGTTGCGCCTTTCTCAACGGCTTGGGGAGCCGGGGGGAACTCTTATTTTTGCAGCCGGATTTTGTCTGTGAAAGCCTGCCTGAGATGATGGATTTCTTTTGTTGA
- the tilS gene encoding tRNA lysidine(34) synthetase TilS, producing the protein MLDKIRQTVQKYGMLKGGEHVVVAVSGGPDSVALLQVLTLLSSEFDLTLTVAHLNHGLRGAESDAEEQLVCRLSEERGISCVVKEVNLTALREKEKRRRSLEDIGREERYSFFSTLAKEIGATRITLGHHREDQAETVLMNLIRGTGLEGMKGILPVRDGIFIRPLLEVCRKEILEFLHAEEIPFLEDSSNREDQFLRNRIRLHLIPLLQERYNPKIVDILNRTACIARREVDCLKSRASQILDDWQIPPQIKDGVATLEIKEFLKLHEALQYRVIKTLLGRMYSLNCRVTSAHIQAVVELCHGRNPDGILHMPDKILVKREYGQLTFVCRGDKGIPLDDYAGEGRSCEEFFYFVKIPDSVELKELGIVVKTAFAEKDEERIFGEGNNVAYLDFDKLKMPLVIRNRRKGDRFQPLGMEGTKKLKAYFIDEKIPRQKRDSIPLLADGHSVVWIAGLRTSERTRVNKETVHIVKIEII; encoded by the coding sequence ATGCTGGATAAAATTCGGCAAACCGTGCAAAAGTATGGGATGTTGAAAGGCGGCGAGCATGTCGTCGTCGCCGTTTCAGGTGGGCCGGATTCCGTGGCCCTTCTGCAGGTCCTTACGCTTCTCTCTTCCGAATTTGACCTGACGCTGACCGTAGCCCATCTGAATCATGGCCTTAGGGGCGCCGAATCGGATGCCGAAGAACAATTGGTATGCCGGTTGAGCGAAGAACGAGGGATTTCCTGCGTTGTCAAAGAGGTGAATCTGACGGCGCTTCGAGAAAAAGAGAAGAGGAGACGCTCCCTGGAGGATATCGGAAGGGAGGAACGATATTCTTTCTTTTCAACCCTGGCGAAAGAGATTGGTGCGACCCGCATCACGCTGGGACATCATCGGGAAGATCAGGCGGAGACTGTTCTGATGAATCTGATTCGGGGAACCGGTCTGGAAGGGATGAAAGGCATCCTTCCCGTGCGGGATGGGATCTTTATCCGTCCACTCCTCGAAGTCTGCCGGAAGGAAATTCTCGAATTTCTCCATGCTGAAGAGATTCCCTTTCTTGAGGACAGTTCCAACAGGGAGGATCAATTTCTCCGCAACAGGATCCGTCTCCATTTGATTCCCCTTTTGCAGGAGCGATATAACCCGAAGATCGTCGATATCCTGAACCGGACGGCGTGCATTGCCCGCAGAGAGGTTGATTGTTTGAAGTCCAGAGCCAGTCAAATTCTTGACGACTGGCAAATCCCACCGCAGATCAAGGATGGGGTGGCAACTCTTGAGATTAAAGAGTTCCTTAAGCTTCATGAAGCGCTTCAATACCGGGTCATCAAAACTCTGCTGGGGCGAATGTACTCCCTGAATTGCCGTGTCACCTCCGCGCATATCCAGGCGGTCGTGGAGCTCTGTCATGGGCGGAACCCGGACGGTATTCTGCATATGCCTGATAAGATCCTGGTCAAACGAGAATATGGTCAGCTGACTTTTGTCTGCAGGGGGGACAAAGGTATCCCTTTGGACGATTATGCGGGAGAAGGGCGATCCTGTGAGGAATTTTTTTATTTCGTCAAAATTCCCGATTCGGTTGAGCTCAAGGAACTCGGAATCGTTGTAAAAACGGCCTTTGCCGAAAAAGATGAAGAACGGATTTTCGGGGAAGGGAACAATGTAGCCTATCTTGATTTTGATAAGCTGAAAATGCCTCTAGTCATCCGGAATAGGAGAAAAGGAGATCGGTTCCAGCCCCTGGGCATGGAAGGAACCAAAAAGTTGAAGGCCTATTTTATCGATGAAAAGATCCCGCGCCAGAAGCGGGATTCCATCCCGCTTCTGGCGGATGGGCATTCTGTGGTCTGGATTGCGGGTTTGCGAACCAGTGAGCGGACTCGGGTGAATAAGGAAACAGTCCATATCGTAAAAATAGAAATTATTTGA
- the ftsH gene encoding ATP-dependent zinc metalloprotease FtsH, with protein sequence MNSLQKNIALWLIISLIFVLLYHMFSQPKSPQETVIFSDFIAYVDQGQISEVTVQGDNITGKMKNGKKFKSFAPNDPSLIPLLKSKGVRITAKPEEESPWFVTVLVSWFPMLLLIGVWIFFMRQMQAGGGKAMAFGKSRARLMTDKTKKVTFSDVAGIDEAKAELEEVIEFLKDPKKFTRLGGRIPKGLLLVGPPGTGKTLLARAIAGEADVPFLSISGSDFVEMFVGVGASRVRDLFTQAKKNAPCIIFIDEIDAVGRHRGAGLGGGHDEREQTLNQLLVEMDGFESNEGVILVSATNRPDVLDPALLRPGRFDRQVVVPLPDVKGREMIFQVHARKTTLSEDVEFSILARGTPGASGADIENLVNEAILHASRAGKDKVELVDFDFARDKVLMGTERKSMVISDEEKKNTAYHESGHALIARLLPGSDPIHKVTIIPRGRALGLTQQLPVDEKHTYPKKFLLTNITILLGGRAAEELTLGDFTTGAGNDIERATNLARKMVCEWGMSSVMGPLSYGGKDEQIFLGREFATHKDYSEETAKRIDGEISAIVTGCYENAQKLLLENKDTLHRMANELLEKEVLNAAELDAIIGIPTAEAEREGKEEEPAHREA encoded by the coding sequence TTGAATTCTTTGCAGAAAAATATTGCGCTCTGGCTGATCATCAGTCTCATTTTTGTCCTTTTATACCATATGTTCAGTCAGCCTAAAAGCCCGCAGGAAACAGTTATTTTCAGTGATTTTATTGCTTATGTTGATCAAGGGCAAATCAGCGAAGTAACCGTTCAGGGCGATAATATTACCGGAAAGATGAAAAACGGTAAAAAATTCAAGAGCTTCGCCCCTAATGATCCGAGCCTGATTCCCTTGCTGAAATCCAAAGGGGTTCGCATTACGGCCAAGCCGGAAGAGGAGTCTCCCTGGTTTGTGACGGTTCTTGTGTCATGGTTCCCCATGCTGCTTTTGATCGGGGTGTGGATTTTCTTCATGCGGCAGATGCAGGCTGGCGGAGGAAAAGCCATGGCTTTTGGAAAGAGCCGGGCTCGATTGATGACCGACAAGACAAAAAAAGTGACCTTTTCCGATGTTGCCGGAATCGATGAAGCCAAGGCCGAGCTTGAAGAAGTTATTGAATTCCTGAAAGATCCAAAAAAGTTTACCCGTCTTGGCGGAAGAATCCCCAAAGGCTTACTGCTGGTCGGTCCTCCCGGGACGGGAAAGACGTTGCTTGCCAGGGCCATTGCGGGGGAAGCGGATGTCCCCTTTCTGTCCATAAGCGGGTCTGATTTTGTGGAGATGTTTGTCGGCGTTGGCGCTTCACGGGTAAGGGATCTCTTTACCCAGGCAAAAAAGAATGCACCCTGTATCATCTTCATCGATGAAATCGATGCCGTGGGACGGCACCGCGGCGCCGGACTCGGGGGTGGCCATGATGAAAGAGAGCAGACACTCAACCAGCTTCTCGTGGAAATGGATGGTTTTGAATCCAACGAGGGAGTAATCCTCGTTTCTGCAACCAACCGCCCCGATGTGCTCGATCCGGCCCTCCTCAGGCCGGGGCGGTTTGACCGGCAGGTTGTTGTCCCGTTGCCCGATGTCAAGGGAAGAGAAATGATTTTTCAGGTTCATGCCAGAAAAACAACTCTGTCAGAGGATGTGGAATTCTCGATTCTGGCCAGAGGGACACCGGGTGCTTCGGGTGCCGATATAGAGAATCTGGTCAATGAAGCGATTCTTCACGCCTCCCGTGCCGGAAAGGACAAGGTGGAGCTTGTAGACTTCGATTTTGCAAGAGACAAAGTCCTTATGGGTACGGAGCGGAAAAGCATGGTTATCAGTGACGAGGAAAAAAAGAATACCGCCTATCATGAGTCAGGACATGCACTGATCGCCCGATTACTGCCGGGAAGCGATCCGATACACAAAGTAACCATCATTCCCAGAGGGAGGGCATTGGGGCTGACGCAACAGCTACCTGTAGACGAAAAACATACCTATCCCAAAAAATTCCTCTTGACGAACATCACGATCCTGCTGGGTGGAAGAGCTGCCGAGGAACTGACCCTTGGAGACTTCACCACAGGCGCAGGCAATGACATTGAGCGGGCCACCAATCTGGCCAGAAAAATGGTCTGTGAATGGGGAATGAGTTCTGTCATGGGGCCACTCAGTTACGGGGGAAAAGATGAACAGATTTTCCTGGGTCGGGAATTTGCCACGCACAAGGATTACAGTGAGGAAACGGCGAAACGGATTGACGGTGAAATTTCCGCCATTGTGACAGGCTGCTATGAAAATGCACAGAAGCTCCTTTTGGAGAACAAAGATACGCTCCATCGGATGGCCAACGAGTTGCTGGAGAAGGAAGTTCTGAATGCCGCTGAACTTGACGCCATTATCGGAATCCCGACGGCGGAGGCAGAAAGGGAAGGAAAAGAGGAAGAGCCTGCCCATAGAGAGGCCTGA
- the folP gene encoding dihydropteroate synthase, producing the protein MSAIQEEKFFRYPLRRLQIASPSESAALLKQVGVDPYGIEAMLPKMRHLNILIEGLECKVANILKQEMLSVGGDAAVARQSVACAIERTDAILMGTAKQLRRLASKISCQPFGLRGISEHLQELLAHDALESVILRTAKREMLFGKKTFIMGILNVTPDSFSDGGKYLCHDAAVAHGVQLVKAGADILDIGGESSRPGADSISLKEEASRVLPVIKRLAREIDIPISIDTTKSEIAQESLAVGAEIINDISAMSFDEGMLKTAIDSEAAVVLMHMRGKPKDMQIGDLKYRSVQGEVHFYLQERMAQAVSAGLSREKIIVDPGLGFGKRPEDSLKLLKHLKEFRSLGRPILVGPSRKYFVALASRGQEAIPDPQHRVEGTAAAVAAAIMNGAHIVRVHDVLSMKKVAAMTDALLQA; encoded by the coding sequence ATGAGCGCAATTCAAGAAGAAAAATTCTTCCGTTATCCCCTAAGACGCCTTCAAATCGCTTCTCCCTCAGAATCTGCAGCGCTTTTAAAACAGGTGGGGGTCGATCCCTACGGGATCGAAGCCATGCTTCCTAAGATGAGGCATCTTAATATTCTGATTGAAGGTCTTGAGTGCAAGGTTGCCAATATCCTCAAGCAGGAGATGCTTTCTGTCGGAGGAGATGCCGCCGTGGCACGGCAGTCCGTGGCCTGCGCCATTGAGCGGACGGATGCAATCCTGATGGGAACAGCAAAGCAGCTGAGACGTCTGGCATCAAAGATTTCCTGCCAGCCCTTTGGACTGCGAGGAATATCCGAGCATCTTCAAGAGCTTCTTGCCCACGATGCCCTGGAATCCGTTATCCTGAGGACGGCAAAACGGGAAATGCTCTTTGGAAAAAAGACCTTTATCATGGGCATTCTTAATGTGACCCCGGATTCCTTTTCCGATGGAGGAAAATATCTTTGCCATGATGCAGCCGTGGCTCATGGCGTTCAATTGGTAAAGGCAGGCGCCGATATCCTGGATATCGGTGGAGAATCGTCGAGGCCTGGAGCGGATTCCATCTCTCTGAAAGAGGAGGCCTCCCGCGTTTTGCCTGTAATCAAAAGGCTGGCACGGGAAATTGACATCCCCATATCCATTGATACGACAAAGTCGGAAATCGCCCAGGAATCCCTTGCCGTCGGAGCAGAAATTATCAATGATATCAGTGCGATGAGCTTTGATGAAGGGATGCTGAAAACAGCGATCGATTCCGAAGCTGCTGTCGTTCTCATGCACATGCGGGGGAAACCAAAGGATATGCAGATCGGCGACTTGAAATATCGTTCCGTACAGGGTGAAGTTCACTTCTACCTTCAGGAAAGAATGGCACAGGCGGTTTCAGCTGGGCTTAGCAGGGAGAAGATCATCGTTGACCCGGGATTGGGCTTTGGTAAAAGGCCAGAGGATTCGCTTAAACTTCTCAAGCATTTGAAGGAGTTTCGCTCTCTTGGACGACCGATTCTCGTCGGACCCTCAAGAAAGTATTTTGTCGCGCTGGCCTCACGCGGTCAAGAGGCTATCCCCGATCCACAGCACAGAGTGGAAGGAACGGCTGCCGCAGTGGCCGCAGCCATCATGAACGGAGCCCACATTGTCCGAGTGCATGATGTCCTGTCCATGAAAAAAGTCGCAGCTATGACGGACGCTTTGCTCCAGGCATAG
- the acpS gene encoding holo-ACP synthase yields MVYGTGIDLVDIDRLEKILEKWDMRFLNKVYSPEEIGYCMKRAVPAIHFAARFAAKESFLKSLGMGLGMGIKLKEIEVRNDSQGQPSLNLYGKAETILRERGITTVHVSLSHSRSQAGAIVILEGSDEQVDKRRS; encoded by the coding sequence ATGGTGTATGGAACCGGCATTGACCTGGTCGATATCGATCGTCTTGAGAAGATTCTTGAGAAATGGGATATGCGCTTTCTCAATAAAGTATACTCTCCCGAAGAAATCGGCTATTGCATGAAAAGAGCTGTTCCGGCCATTCATTTTGCTGCCCGATTTGCAGCGAAGGAAAGCTTCCTGAAGTCCCTCGGTATGGGGCTGGGAATGGGGATTAAGTTGAAAGAAATTGAAGTGCGAAATGACAGCCAGGGTCAGCCTAGTCTGAATCTTTACGGAAAAGCGGAAACCATCCTTCGTGAACGCGGCATTACGACCGTGCACGTCAGTCTTTCTCACAGCAGGTCACAAGCCGGTGCAATCGTCATCCTTGAGGGATCAGACGAACAAGTTGATAAGCGAAGAAGTTGA
- the tsaE gene encoding tRNA (adenosine(37)-N6)-threonylcarbamoyltransferase complex ATPase subunit type 1 TsaE: MIKSILSRNAGETLRIGEIIGRCLTTGDIVALIGDLGTGKTCLTQGMARGLGVSDSYAVASPTFTLINEYPGRHVLYHLDVYRLTGSKDLEEMGYEEYFYGRGVSVIEWAEKIVDIIPETAITISFTYLDENSRRIEISAPDKRLEEISSALSEGGF; this comes from the coding sequence ATGATAAAATCCATTCTTTCCCGAAATGCTGGGGAGACCCTGCGAATCGGAGAAATAATCGGTCGATGCCTGACAACCGGTGACATTGTTGCCTTGATCGGCGACCTGGGGACCGGCAAAACATGCCTGACACAGGGGATGGCGCGGGGGCTGGGCGTTTCGGATTCCTATGCCGTTGCCAGCCCCACGTTTACGCTGATTAATGAATATCCTGGACGCCATGTCCTTTATCATCTCGATGTCTATCGTCTTACGGGTTCAAAAGACCTGGAGGAGATGGGATATGAAGAATATTTCTATGGAAGGGGCGTTTCCGTTATCGAGTGGGCGGAAAAAATAGTCGATATTATTCCGGAAACTGCAATTACAATTTCGTTTACATACCTTGATGAAAATTCACGCCGAATTGAAATATCCGCACCTGACAAGCGCTTGGAGGAGATTTCATCGGCTCTGAGTGAGGGAGGGTTTTAA
- a CDS encoding aspartate kinase — MALVVQKYGGTSVANLEKIENVARKVIKTKEAGNDVVVVLSAMAGETNRLIELAHSAAEDYDVREYDTLISTGEQVTISLLAMVLNRLGYSARSFLGFQVRILTDQAYTQARILGVEDAVLRNELAKGAIAVVAGFQGVDADNNITTLGRGGSDTSAVALAAALNADVCEIYTDVDGVYTTDPNICSNARLLKRISYDEMLEMARAGAKVLQPRSVELAKKYEVPVYVKSSFTDEGGTLVTKEDRDMEREVVSGVTYDRDQAKITVIHVPDKAGIASRLFTPLAEHNIVVDMIIQNASLEGYTDLTFTVSRKDVKETKRLIEEAAREVGAAKVEVDDQVAKISIIGVGMISHSGVAAKMFSALAQEGINIMMISTSEIKVSCVIQSKYTELAVMVLHDAFGLAKAP, encoded by the coding sequence ATGGCTTTAGTTGTACAGAAATACGGGGGGACCTCTGTTGCCAACCTGGAGAAGATTGAAAATGTGGCCCGGAAGGTCATTAAAACAAAAGAGGCGGGAAACGATGTTGTGGTCGTCCTTTCCGCCATGGCCGGTGAAACGAACCGACTGATCGAACTGGCCCATTCGGCTGCGGAAGATTACGATGTCCGCGAGTACGACACGCTTATATCCACCGGAGAGCAGGTAACGATCTCCCTGCTGGCCATGGTTCTGAACCGGCTGGGATATTCTGCAAGATCCTTTCTGGGATTTCAGGTTCGAATTCTGACGGATCAGGCCTACACGCAGGCAAGAATTCTCGGCGTTGAAGATGCCGTCCTGCGCAATGAACTGGCAAAAGGCGCCATTGCCGTGGTGGCCGGCTTTCAGGGGGTCGATGCGGACAACAACATTACAACCCTGGGACGGGGTGGGTCAGACACGAGTGCGGTAGCGCTGGCCGCCGCTCTTAACGCGGATGTTTGTGAGATATACACAGATGTGGATGGGGTTTACACAACCGACCCGAATATCTGCAGCAATGCGAGACTGCTGAAAAGGATTTCCTATGATGAAATGCTGGAGATGGCAAGGGCAGGGGCGAAGGTACTGCAACCGCGTTCGGTGGAATTGGCGAAGAAATATGAAGTGCCCGTTTATGTGAAATCATCGTTTACAGACGAAGGGGGAACGCTGGTGACAAAGGAGGATCGGGATATGGAGAGAGAAGTCGTATCGGGAGTAACGTATGATCGGGATCAGGCCAAGATCACGGTTATTCATGTTCCTGACAAGGCGGGTATTGCATCGCGATTGTTTACGCCTCTTGCTGAGCATAATATCGTGGTTGACATGATCATACAGAATGCCAGCCTTGAGGGTTATACGGATCTTACCTTTACGGTATCAAGGAAAGATGTCAAAGAAACAAAACGGTTGATTGAGGAGGCAGCCAGGGAAGTAGGCGCTGCAAAGGTGGAAGTGGACGATCAGGTGGCCAAGATATCGATTATCGGCGTGGGGATGATCAGTCATTCCGGCGTTGCGGCGAAGATGTTCTCCGCACTGGCTCAGGAAGGCATAAACATCATGATGATCAGTACCTCTGAAATTAAAGTATCCTGTGTCATTCAATCCAAGTATACGGAATTGGCCGTCATGGTCTTGCATGATGCCTTCGGGCTGGCGAAGGCGCCTTAA